The DNA region TGTGAATGTTACCTTGTTATTTACATGTAATCTGCAACAGTCcactttatattttgaatatcaTGTTTACTCCCAAATCTAGAAAACcttaaatacttaaaaatgaaattaagccTTTAAACTATGTGGGATATATAGAATCCTTTGTATTTTATATCAAATTTTGATATTCAAAATACTTAAAGAAGTGTATCATTAACTAATTCAGTAAGAaggaaaaacttgaaaaaacaaAGCTGTAAACGTGTCATTCTTGATGTCCATCCTTCTTGGAGAAACTTCTGAGTCATTTTAAACACAAGTCTTTGTTTATtgaagagtaaaaaaaagaagcaagcaAAAAACCTACAGAAAGAAAACGTGATCAATTACGTTCAACTATTTACGAGCTTTATTGAAAGGATGTAACTCACCAACTCATTTATGTACATTTTATGTGTTGACTGTATAAACACTAATGCATCAAATACAGAATGCATTTGAATGACAATGTATCATTCTTGGGACaaagggaaagaggagagaagagcgcaaacaagattaaaaaaaaaccccaaacaaatcACATAAAATTAACACGTAAGTCCTTTACTTGACATATTTTTCCATAAATTTCTTGTGGAACTCAGAGCGCAGCGTATCATTGACAAAGCGTTTCTCCTTGCGTGCTTCGTCCACTCCTTTAGCACAGTTCTTAAACACAACGTCATCATCCCACCTAGGAagacattaaattaattattgatgATTAAGTAGCAAGTACAGAAAACGGAATTTCTTAAAATACAACACTCATGTTATGcacacaaatgtgtttgtgtgaaatacCTTCTCTTGACTCTGAATGTATTCTGAGTCTGTGtcatctgttgttgttgctgctgctgctgctgctgccctgcCAAATTAATCAACGGATTGCCACTCAATATATTCTCCATGCGaatcctctcctcttctgccTTCTGCTCCCGCTCctaaaatgggaaaaaaataacatttgtccTTTCTTAAGCATAATCCATGTCGTCATTTGCTGACTGTACTTTCGTCTGGGTTCTTGTCAGACAGAAAGTACTAACAAATCAGTCTGAAATGATACTTTACCTTGCGTTCTTGCTCTTCAGCCCGCTCCTTCTTGATCTTCTCCAGTTCTGCCAAAAGGGCTGCAGTATCGTCATCATCACTGTCCTCCTCAgaatcctcatcctcatcatcctatAAGCAATCAAGAATCATTGGTGAGGGAGCTTAATGAGTGCTAATCATCTTTATGTGCCCAGTAGATCTTGCAGTGCAAGTACTTACATCAGTGAGAGGATCATCAGCATCAAGATTggctgctgggatctgatccaGTCTGGGCCTctttgaggaggaggatgaagatgatgtggTGTGCTCTAAAAAATGAGGGTCAATTAAGTATTTTAAGAGGCTTTTTTCATCAGAAATGTACACTAAAAGACCTTTTTAACAAACATTGGGTTTAATATCTACAGACAGACCAACCTCTGGGTCCCCTTTCTCTGGTCTTTTCACGAACAGCTACACGCTCcctctcctccagctccctGCGGAAGTCACGGGCACGCACCTCCTCTGCGTTATCCTGGGTAGGTTGCCTGAAGACAAGACAACAGatgaagagggaaaaaaaacatcactgatgAATTGGCGTGTTTTAGTACAAATTTGGACATATGTTTCTGGTCTGACTGTTTTTTGCACTATTAAAGACAGGTGAAGTGTTTTCAATGTTAAAAAGCAGCTCATGAAACAATTCCTTGGATATTTTGTTTCCAGTATATATCCACCTTTTGAGTGAGCAAAGAGAGGATGTAGTAGGAAGAGTTCAAAAGGTATCTCACTGGGTGTACTGTGCTTCACAGACTGGATAACCAGCCAGCGTTAGACTGATTACAACCCAAAACCTCATTCATGTTCAATCTGCTGACCTGTATTTGATCTTGGTGTGACCTGGAAGATCTCGACTGGAGTACTGCTTTGACAGCGCACTCAGATCACCCTCTCCTttaccccttcctcctctcGCCGGCTCAAACGTTGGTCTTGCAGCTGTAGTCATCTTGGATGGCTTTGCTGTAGCAAACACATGAAAGAAGAACAAGCATGAAATGAAAACTGAGTAATGTTCTAAACAGTGCAAGACTGTAGAATTACTCAGGGTGGGGAAAATAGAAGCAGGCAGATCCTGAAACAAATATCAAGCCAACCTGACCATGACAAAGCAGCAATCCCCTGCTATAAGTCTAACAACTCAAACTGCCAGCAGTGGAAGGGAGTAAAATCTCATATAATTATATGTATTAcatgtatatgaatatgattaagAAGTAAATTACTAATGCTGAGGGAAATTTAAGTGTCACGAAAGCTGTCCTGCACACACAACTaaaggataaaataaaatagctaTATACTACAATTGAAAAGGTTATCATCATACATTGtgcaaaatatatatacacatagtaTATAATAAAAGACTGGtgaaatagataaatagttatCCATTGTGCAGTATACATaattacataatatataatgaaataggtcactaaaataaaattagagaatatatatatatatattacagagGATTTGGTTGAGGTACTGGGTATGAGGTCAacagtttattttctttaagGATTTTATCATTACAGTTTGGAGACTTTAAGATGCGTTGTTTTGCTGCTAGCACTGAATAGATAACTGAAGAGCATTCAACAAAAAACTAAAGCAACACATTCAATCTGTAAGTAAGCAGTATGtctaaagacaaaaaaactagAACACTCAAGTTATTTCTGCCTTATCATTAGGAGACATAtaagctgtttgtttgtttattaacaaacaaactaaacacaAGCCAAGCATCCCACCAGTTAGCCATTACAGCTAATGAGTTGCTAGCAGGCTAACAAGGTTTAATAATTAAGTTTATGAGGAAATAATGCTAATGTTCCTTTCCAGCCGACTGTGTATCACCAcagatatacatatatttatttattaaaataacccTTGAACTCAACTCACAGGTATTTTAGAAGataatttaaaagtaaaaacacttacAAGCTGCTCCCACACGACAAAAAGGAAACCCCGATACAACGAGGAACGTAACTTCCTGTAGAGATTTGATGCATTCAAGAACACTCGGACTGGAGAAAACTCCCGTATGTACATCTACCAAACGATTATCAGTTAATCACACATTTGTCTAAATAGTATTCTGCGCAAAAATGTGTTTCGGGTATGTACGTCTTACTTAATAAACTTCAACAGTTTCTAAATTTTATCAGGTATTCCAACCTTTGCTGCGAGACAAGCTCAGACAATTCAGGGCGATACATGAAGTGTTCTCATAATAAGATAGTGTAATGTGGTAGTGGAGAAGGTAGGGGGCAGAAACCAGCACAGCTATAAGAGATGTACATCAAACAGATTAATATTAACCAACCAATACACTATTTATGAACTCTCATACTTTAAAATTCAGTAATCTGATTGACTTTAAAACTGCAAAAATAATGTACgtcataaaaataattttcttcTTGACTGCCTACAAAAGATGTTTAAAATTGTAGAGAGTCAGTATGGATTTAGGAgaatatgtatgtttgttttttttaaaacaggggcaaaacaaatataaagaataaatgtatAACATTTAAAGGAATGTATAATATTTATGGAATGTATAGTAAAAATGTGAAGTACACTTTGTGattttaatataatgtaaaaaatacaaaacaaaaactaatatatGAACATAATGGTTTtgtattgattgtttttgtATGAGGTTAAAAAGGCAGAcctttgtaacactgtaaaacaaggactaaataaattaaacttatatatacacacagtttagtattatgtgttatgtgtattACATGATCATATCAGGATTGTGTAATTTGACTGCCCTGGAAGTCACTAGTTGCATTTTGGCTGCAATGCAGTAATTACTAGGTGTTAAAGCTTGTATAGTAATTTCTATTCTACATAATGTGTAAGTCATGAAATGCAGGTACACAACACATATGCGTAACACAGTGAGATGGTGAAAGACCAGGGAAAGGTAAACCACATTTCTAAAACATCCTTTTGAACCATTGTATTTTCAGGCCAGTGACATCTTAAAGATAACATAGTAATGAGATACAGTGTAAACAACAGCTACAGGAAGACAATGTCAAGCTGTCAgtaactttaaactttaacatTGTGTCCCTGAGTCCCTGTCTTGCAGCCAAgtaaaacacagaacacatgCATACCTGAACATGTACATAAATCTTTGTAAAATATgttgaagaaaaacattttaagaatGAAAGTtattcaaaacacacatactgctACATTTAATGTTTATAGGTTTATTCATCTGTGTAGATACAATAACACATTACGATTTACAGAaagggttttttaaaaataatttcctcTGTTcattatgcattttaatgatataaaaacaaaaaaaaagtagattcCACCATTTCTGTACATGCTGTTCATGAACATGTCATATATCACTTTAACAACCTCTGTTTTGTGTTGGTACTGTGCAGTGACAATACAAGGAATCTTTCCTGAAGATGTTGGCTGAGGTTCAAGATAAACCACCGCAGGAGGTTCTGCTGGTTTCCTCTTGGCATTCAGATCTTCTGTGTCTAAAAGGTCTTATTTATGTCAAGTGTTTCAACATGAGAATAAAACTCCAAAAAGTGGAGACAAAATACAAATCCCTGCAAACAAATTATTTACAGTGTTTCCTGCAAGCTATAGTGTGACTGCTTTGTTTGATGTAATCTTATGCATAATATGCACATCTGTCTTTTTGTCAGACCTGGACTGAATGAGAACAAAAGATACATTAAGTGTCAGTAGCAGCAACATCTGTTTACAGACACTGTGCCCTGGATATGCTTATCAGTCCACAGACCTAACTGTGAACCCTCCACtttatgaaaatacaaaattattTAACATAAGAGGTGAAGCTTGTTCATGTGCCTGTGATTTAAGTTTCATTGGAGAGAATGCACATTTCATTTGGGTGCATTTAAGTGTAAATGATGTTGAAAGGTTTTAATGAGGCAGCTGATTAAAGTCAAAGGAGCTGCAGTTTGAGATCAGGTCTCTCTTGATTCCTGGCATCCCTCTGACTGGAACAACACGTTTGTGAAGGAATATCCTTATTTGGAGCTGAGAGTAAATCAACACTAAAAGGTCTCTGATGAAATGTCTTCTGCTACTCAGATGTGGGTTTTCTGTGTAGTTAGGATAAAGTACAATACTAAAAGCggtatatgaaaaaaaaatctgttaagtACTAAATTGTAGGGTTGATTAAATGGTGTAAGGAGATTTACACAAGGCAGGAAAAACCTTTGATTAGAAGCTTAtaaaattattttcattctgCTCTCAGGAAAGAGAGAGGTTGTCAAAATCTGGCAGGAAAACAACACTGGAATatgacaaaacacatttgaaacCAGAAATGTGAAACTATTAAGCAATAGAACCTGTCTGCACACACTGTGGGTGACATGAATAACAATCCACCCACCCACTCGATCAACCTGCGTAGCAGCATCCAGGTATGGCCCCTCACTAAAAGGGGGTGGAATCTGAATGacggcgagggggggggggggggcaggagttGACTCTACCTGCCTGCCTGCTAGACAGAGAGCCAGAGGAGGCTCAACAGTGCTCTGCTCTGACAGCGCTCACACAGCTGACCTGAACAGGTGAGAACACAACATGGTGCAAGACTGAACTTCACACCACTTATGATTTCACATTCATTGGCTATGCTGGTTAAGAGCTCATTACAAAGTCAGAATTGCTTTAATTTTCTGAGCATAATGAATTTGATCTGGTTAATTGGCACTGGCTCATCTCCAGAGAGATTCATCATAGGAGATTAAAACACTGAGTGCAGGTCAAAATGTTAACAGGAGCTCAAAGAGAATACAGACAGGCTGCACAGTGAGACATGAAACTGTAAACACAGGGCAGGAGTTAACATTCAGAGTGAGAGAAAGGACAGTGACTGAATGTggagtttattttattaatcctGTCAGGCTGACATAGTTCACACCACTCAGGTTGTATTTGAACAGGAAATGTAAAGAGTGTTTTATAAAGTATGTCAGTTCAGCTTTCATCACTGCTCTGAATTCTGATTCAACAGAACGTAGTTGTCCAGAATGGTTGGTAAGAGATGTTTAAATGCTTAAATGTCACTTTCATATTCTGAGTCATGCAGAGTTTTGGTGCAGAGGGCAGTATTTGGGGTTTTGTATGAGATGCTGTGTCATTAAACAAGCCCCAAGTAAGCAGTGACAAAgtggaaagaagacagaaagacatgtttgctgtatttctgtatcacaattttgtacagttttattaaatatatgaaaatctGTATTTTTACCCTTTAGATCTTGAAATAATTTCATCAGGTTGAACCTCTGAGAAAATATCAGCATCATGTCAAAAGGTATGTTTGCATCCCCTTTTGCTCCCTTTAAAGAGTTTTAGTACCCAGATCtgacagaaagtgtgtgtgtgtgtgttgtagatgtTGACAGAGACCGGGTGTTTCAAACCACCAGGGTGCGGACTTTGCTGAAAAATGATGGCAGTTGGATCCACAGATCCAAAGGGGCGAAGGAAGAGCAAAAGGAAGCAAGGTATTCTGACAAAAGCCATGTACAGTAGATAATGATATAGATACAATGTCAAAAATGAAGTCTTAATTTGAAGCAATTCGTCAAATAATTACATGAATGCAAATTTGCTTTCCTGTATCTTATTGATGTACCATCATTCTTATTCTATTTTcactaaaaaactaaacagaacATAAAAGCCGTtgcatttcctttcatttggcCAGTTTATTCTACATAGTAGTCCTACATCACGGCAACATTTTACAAGAGAAATGGCGCTACAAACATGCTGCCTGTTTACTACAACTTCCTCTGTCTTGCAGTGAGAAGGTTGCTGTGGAGACCAAACCTGTTCTCGCCAGACAGACTTCATACGTCCTCTGCCAAGCCAAGAAATTTGAGTAAGTGCTGTAAACATTCAAATCTGAACGTAAATGCTCATCTGTAAAAAGTACTGCTCAGTGTATGGGCGAAAAAAAACCTCTGTAATGTTAATGAGAATGTTAATGATGCAAATATGAtggttgattttaatatttgagGGGAAACAATTACAAAGGAGTAGAAGAGTAAATAGACAGAACGAATATCAATGTaacatacattaaatattatGAGATTATATGAAGTAATATTTGGTAAAGGTCAGTTTAACAATTTTGCTTCTGACAAATGGTCATTCTTTTATATGTGTAATTAACAATCTATTTTACTTTCAGGTTTAAAGGcagtaaaacaaatacatttgaatCATGGGTTATTTAAATATCAGAAGACCGGTTCCATGAAACCATGTGGTGGCAGTCATGCAAGTCAAAGTGAAATTGTCCTTTGACTTTGTTGTGTCAGTGAATAATaactaaaaaatgtataaaggcCTCAGGCAAAAATCACCATCTGTGATATTAACATACATAAACATTAACTAAGCTCTGGGGCAGCTCTGCTGCATCCATAACGACCCTCAGTGAGCTGCAGGCGAACCTGTGCTGGTTGATGAAGCATTAATCTGAATACTGTACAATCTTTACGGGTATATTTCCGCTCCAGGCAGAAACATACAATACCTGAATATTTCCCTTCAACGCCAAATGGCTCTTCTCAGCATTATTGAAATATACATCCTTGATTTCAGCTGTACAAATATTTAGCAGCCTTCAATTTTAACGATTATGACACTGTTGTGTTAAATGCTGATCTCACTATTCTGCTGAGCAAACCAATAGAGTATAAAAAGTGGTGTTAaattattgtatgtttttaaaagccATATTCAGGGTTATGTACTTAATGTTGTAAATAGACTGGAGAGATGATCTGAAACATTCAGTGAGTGTTTACACAGTAATTGTAATTATTAATACATACACTTCCCTGCCTGGGTATTGTGCCAGTTATAGCTGTTGCGTTGATATTGCATCACCAGATTCGAACACGTCCGTAACACATAGACactttgtaaaaaaacaaaacaagggaaAAAGAAAGTACAAGCCCCTGTCATAAATTATTTAGCTTACAGAGACGTTTGTgctgcaaaaatacatttattctgGATTTTATCCCTGAGATCCTACTAGACTGCCTTCTACTGAGTGAAGAGGAAACCTTACACATGAACATGTATAACCTCTCCTCAAAAAGGAAATAGAACTGAAGTTCCTCGATAGTTCATAGTGTTTTCATACAATGTTGCTCTCATAACTATTTAATAAGCCAACTACGTTCAGAATACTCAAGCAAAGGAACAAAGGATTCACAGTCGAATGGAGGCTACAGTTTCATCATTTTCCTTTCTATCAGTTTGAAGGAAACATTGTTTATGCTGCTGTTCTTTCAGTGTTTCACAGCAGGCTAGAACATCACAGAGGAAATAACACAAGTCTTTTTGCAAATTATCTGTATGGGTACTGGACCAAAATACATTTCACAAAACCTCAAGCTCCaactacatttttacatttttgctgtATGCCTTACTCCAATTATGGAGTGTCTCAAACTAGATATCAGACTGTGTTCTGAATCTGTGCTTTTACCTTTGTTCAGGATAATGAGGTGAATCTGTtctcatactgtatattctgtTAGCTGAATAAATATGACATTAAAAGAGTAAACAACCACTTTAATAAGTAAATAGGCAGAATTAGAAAGCTAGCTCAGTGCTATCTTGTAGACTAATCTATGCCTTACTGTCTGGGCTCTGTATTGCTTAatgctagttagcttagctagCTAGCTGGCTGACTTCATACaagagaaaatgacagaagAGGTTAAATTTGGGTTGACAAACTGATATGAGTGTTGTAAGGCAGTAGTTCTGAACCTTTGTGACTTTTGACCCATTACAACAAAGCAACATCGACTTACGAGCCCTTGTCTCGCCTTAATAATGAGCAGTTTGACCAAAAAGTGGCATTTCTCTCCAGATTGTTTCATTTACAGGATGTTTAGAGGCCTGGAGAGGGGAACGCATCCCATATTTCACCAAAATGCAACAATTAGAGGAAACTCAAAGTTTTGTGTACAagaaatatatcttttttttctcttgagaCACCACTAGGTTGGAAAACAATCTTGTACAGCGTTCCATCAAAATACACCAGACATAAAACCTCAGTTACTAAATCTGAGCATAATGTTGGCAAGTAATTAACATCAAGATGCCTCCTTCTTCTGGTGAGCCGACACATACCCAGCGCTGACAGAGGAAGCGACACAATCCTCAAGCAGGAGTGTAAATgcattcagtgtttgaaataaTAGAAATGGTTTCTGATAATTCAAGTAAGGCCGGACAATATGGACAAAACACAATTTTAGGCTccatcacaaaatatttacacaatgagatttttgatcaataataatcagtaatgtggatagtCAATAAATacaacagctagaacagtctggtgaATTCAGACGTCACTTCACTTTACTGTAACACAGCCTTTAAAACAagggaaagacaaaaaatatgccatatcaccatattacgatatccaaaatctaagacgatatcaagtctcatatcacgatattgaTACATACATTCAGGTTTTGTTAAATTATAAAGTCAGTCAATTTTTCCTGTTAGGATGAGGGTCCAGCAACAGTGAGGTCCCCTACAGTGTGCATCCCCTGTACCGGTGTGGACAAGGAGGGTCTATCTGCTGGGCCCGTGCTGTGCGATGGCATTAAACTTGCCTCATTAATGGCAAAGTCGTTCAACGGGTAGATGCCACATTTCCTAAAGCTTTCCTTGACAATCCGgacaccctcctcctctttcactaACTGATATGTCCCCTTAAACAGACCAGAGAACTCCTTCTTGCTGACTGCAAAGTGAGTATCAGTGGTACAACTGTCATCTATGAGTACTGTGAAACGCCGCTTCAGGAGTGCAAAGAGACCCCCTGCATCGAGTGGCTGCAGGATGTGAGAGCAATGAGGTGGGAGGCACAGAAGTATAACGTCCTCCTTGCGAGCTGCTTCCACCACCTCCAGGTTTACAGGCGACTTGTGGCCATCAAAAATCAGGAGCAGTGGACGATCCTTTGGTGCGTGCATGAGGAAATGTTTGAGGAACCACTTCTTGAAAAGGTCAGAATTGATACACCCTGAGTCCGACCATCCATACAGGGCATTTGGCGGGCCTTGAGTCTTGTAACATACTCCGCCTGGGTAGGCTTTTGAGTAGATAATAAACGGGGGGATGTCTTCTCCAGCTGCACTAAAGCAAGCCAGGACAGAGATGTGGTCCCTGGAGCTTGGCACTGGCTTGCAGCCAAGACTGGCAGATTTAGGGAGAATCACCCTCTTCCTGCCCAGCTGAAAGCCCGTCTCATTGCAGTTTAAGATTTGGTGAGGTTTGTCCCTCAGTCCGTGAGCATCCATGATGGAGCTCAGCAAGTGAAAAAACTGGTCCACTGCTTCCTTTCttacacacactgtcctgcCACGGACAACACTGTCTGCCGGTTGGATGTTAATATTCTTCTCTTGACGTTTTCTAAAATTGAGCCACCAAGTCTGGCCCAGCTTAGAGAAGGCCACCCTACGGT from Scomber japonicus isolate fScoJap1 chromosome 13, fScoJap1.pri, whole genome shotgun sequence includes:
- the cwc15 gene encoding protein CWC15 homolog, which codes for MTTAARPTFEPARGGRGKGEGDLSALSKQYSSRDLPGHTKIKYRQPTQDNAEEVRARDFRRELEERERVAVREKTRERGPREHTTSSSSSSSKRPRLDQIPAANLDADDPLTDDDEDEDSEEDSDDDDTAALLAELEKIKKERAEEQERKEREQKAEEERIRMENILSGNPLINLAGQQQQQQQQQQMTQTQNTFRVKRRWDDDVVFKNCAKGVDEARKEKRFVNDTLRSEFHKKFMEKYVK